The segment TTAACGCTATAATGCCAAACTTCTTCATAAATTGCCCTCCTTTATTGAAAGTGCTTACATTATTAATTTAATGCATTTTCACCGGATTCGTAATGAAAAAAACAGACTTCGATGTGTAAATAACAGAGGTGATTAAAACGCTTTCATATTTTATTTAAGGTTTTTCTATATTCTGAAGGTGTGTAGCCTGTGTATTTCTTGAATACTTGGCTGAAATATTGTGGATTGTCACCAAAGCCAATCTGATCGGCCAAGGTCACCATTTTGACATCTTCCACATCTGTAATATAGGCAATAGCTTTTTCAATTCTCCATTTAGTCAAATAGGCAGAAAACCGTTCTCCAGTTTCTTGTTTAAATAACTTGCCTAAGTAGTCCGGATTCATATAAAGCATTTCATTTGCCACATTTTTAAGAGACAGCTCTGGATTAGCAAAATGTGTTTCGATAATATCGATTACTTTGCTAATAACAGATGATTGCTTTGATTGAAGGCGAGCTTTGTTTTTTTTCGCCAAAAGTGTAGCAACTGTATCCAAGTATTCCTTCATTTGCTGAACCGTCTTCATTGCCAGCAGCTCGGCAGTACCTGCATGCAAGTCCATCTGGTTTTCCCTATCAACCGTTTGAATAATCGTTTTGTAAAGCTGGATACAATAGGATTTAGTCTGATGAATGCCAAGCCGTTCCCGCCCCATTCGTTCAAATAGGTTATTTAGCTCTTTATGTGCTTCGTCCTCTATTCCAGCTTTAATCATGAGACAAACAGGCTGTTCGTCCATCACAAACTTTGGAGAACATTTTTGTGCTGTTTGCGGGTGAATATCTGTATTTGTAATAATTTTGCCTATTCCTACATAAAACTTGTGACCAATGTATTCAAGTGCGAGATTATATAAGGTTTTCACTGTCTCAACAGGACCTGGTCCGCTTAGTGCGACTGTCATTTCGACACAATGATTGAAAGTTAGCTCTTTTTGCATGGCTATAATCTTGTTTTTACATTCCTCTATCCCTGTCTCTGTATCCATTATGAAAATGGCATGCTTACCAATCACCGTATGGAGAACAAGATTTGGCAGAAAGTCTGCAGCAGTTTCGACTATTGATGATAATTGCTCATATGTTACGTCACCTTCCATTTCAATAAGCACAAGCATGACTTGGTGCATGCGGTCTGTAATGGCAAATAAATGCTCATAACGGGAGAAATCCTTTTTATCTCCTTTTCCTGTGAAGAGCTCTGACAATAGCTGCGCTTTCATAAATGGTTGGATTTTTTCTAAATTTTCCTCTAAAAGCAG is part of the Niallia taxi genome and harbors:
- a CDS encoding response regulator → MTYKVLLADDERIIVEGISSVINWSSLNTELVATARNGIDAYEKISTCKPDIVISDIKMPGMDGIALAKKVHEEFPSTSFILLSGFGEFEYARKAMLYGVKNYLLKPCNEEKITAALQDIIKELEEKKQQQEKFLLLEENLEKIQPFMKAQLLSELFTGKGDKKDFSRYEHLFAITDRMHQVMLVLIEMEGDVTYEQLSSIVETAADFLPNLVLHTVIGKHAIFIMDTETGIEECKNKIIAMQKELTFNHCVEMTVALSGPGPVETVKTLYNLALEYIGHKFYVGIGKIITNTDIHPQTAQKCSPKFVMDEQPVCLMIKAGIEDEAHKELNNLFERMGRERLGIHQTKSYCIQLYKTIIQTVDRENQMDLHAGTAELLAMKTVQQMKEYLDTVATLLAKKNKARLQSKQSSVISKVIDIIETHFANPELSLKNVANEMLYMNPDYLGKLFKQETGERFSAYLTKWRIEKAIAYITDVEDVKMVTLADQIGFGDNPQYFSQVFKKYTGYTPSEYRKTLNKI